The genomic DNA GCTCCCGGACTACCTCCCGGGTCCAGTAACCCGCACCAGTTGCCGCGCCGCGCTGTCTCGAATGACCGACCGCGAATACGGCGTCTATGAGAGAACCGCCTCGGTCGTCTGGCAGACGATGCTCTCCAACGGATTCGGACCGACCGAGTTTGCGCTATGGAATGCGTTCCCGTTTCATCCGTTCGCGGACGATGATACCGAGAGCAACCGCCGCCCATCGAATCACGAGCTACATGCGACGGGCCAGATTCTGACTGACTTCATCAGCCTGTTCCCTCGATCCGTAAGGTTCGTTGCGCTTGGGCGGGAAGCGGAAAGCGCATTGCGAAGTCACCCGATGCAGCCTCCACACGAACTCGTGAGGCACCCTACGGCGAGAGCGGTAAAGCCTGCAAACCGGGCGATTCAGGGGACGGCCCGCCCGATGGGCAAGCTGGATGAAGTCATCCGACGCCTCGCGCTGAGCCAGTGAATGAACAAAAAGGCCCACGCCGGCAGACTGCCGGCGTGGGCCTTTTGGGGATCGCTGAAGACCCGCAACCAGCCGCTTATTGCACGCCCTGACTCGTCAGGAAGTCCTCATAG from Paraburkholderia sp. HP33-1 includes the following:
- a CDS encoding uracil-DNA glycosylase, producing the protein MANVFNPWSQTDERDQPGINAPLIRRQQLAAYLQSRQTSVKVILIAEALSCRGGRFTGIAMTSERILLGNDTKLDSCATGSDRSPLPDYLPGPVTRTSCRAALSRMTDREYGVYERTASVVWQTMLSNGFGPTEFALWNAFPFHPFADDDTESNRRPSNHELHATGQILTDFISLFPRSVRFVALGREAESALRSHPMQPPHELVRHPTARAVKPANRAIQGTARPMGKLDEVIRRLALSQ